The Sphingobacteriales bacterium nucleotide sequence TTCCAAAGACAAGTTCAAAGAAGCATTTGATGTATTAGTTAATGACTTAAATGCAAAAGTTGAAGAATTTCGCCAAAACCTACAAAACTTTACAAGTGATGTAAAAGTACAAGTAGAAGGACAAAAAGAAAACTTACAAGAGTACGGCGAGAAACTAAAAGGAACAATAACAAAAGTAATTGATTTAGACAAAGTAGATAAAGCAAGAGAAGACATTTTAGCAGAAGCAGAGAATGTAATTGATGAAGCAAAACACAAATTAGATTCTTTCTTTAAAACTGTGGCAGATAGAGTAAATATGGGCGAGAAAAAAGCTAAAGAAGCTGCAAACAATTTTACAAAGCAAGCAAAACAAACTTCAGAAAAAGTAGAAAAAGAATTGAAAAAAACTGCTAAAGAAGTTGAGAAAAATATAGAAAAGAATACAAAGAAAGTTACAAGCGAAGTAAAGAAAACAGTAACTAAAGCAGAGAAAGAAGTAAAATCTACAGTAAATACAGCTGCTAAAAAAGTAGAAAAAATAGCTGAAGATGTACAAAAAAGCGTGAGCAAAAAAGCACCAGCGAAAAAAGTAGCAGCCAAAGCGCCAGCAAAAAAGGCAGCAGCAAAAGCACCAGTAAAAAAAGCTCCAACTAAAGCGCCAGCAAAAAAAGCAGCAGCGAAAAAATAGAATTTTGTTTAGTGGAATATTTTTTGTGGCTCGTCATTTTGGCGAGCCACATTCTTTTTAAAGCAAATTATGAATTATTGTTTTCCAAACAATTTGTTTTTAAAAGGCAAATAAGCAATTATAAAACCAAATTTTTGGTAGATATACACCACGCCAACAACATTCCAAACAATCATGCTGATGGTGCTCGCTACGCTCGCACCAACTACGCCATAATACTTAATTAAAAACACATTCAATAGTATATTGACAAATGCACCGAAAATAGAAATATAAGTAAACTGTTTATGATGACCAGTTGCATTCAATAATTGAGCAACAGGACCACAAGCTGTATTAAAAAATTGCCCAACTACCAAAATCATTAATGGAATAGTACCATCAGCAAAAGTACTACCATACAACTGCATGATTTGTTTAGCCAAACCAAACAATAAAATATAAATTGGAAGACTCAACCAAAAAATTAAACCAGAAGAACGTTGTACCAATCTACTAAGTTCTTTCATTTCATGCTTATAATATAGCTGAGTAATTTTTGGTTGCACAGTAGTATTGATAGCTACCAAAAGCGTAGCACTAATCAATGCAATATTTGTAACTGTTTTATAAATGCCAACATCAGCAGTAGAAATGTCAAATATCTTGAGCATAAACACATCAGCATTATTATTCACTAAAAATGAAAAATAAGTAATGAACATTGGGAAAGATAAGTGTCTAATTGTTTTCAGCTCAGGCAGAATGAGTACAGGCTCATCTTTAGAAGCAACAACAAAGTTTTTATAAATTGGATATATGGTAAATAAAAATGGCAACAATGCCAAGGTTATCCAATGCAAATAAATTGGATTATAGATTATAAAAAAAGTAGGTAACAATCAGCAACAAGATTATTCTTAATATAGTTGGAATAATTAAGGTAATATTTGCAGTATTAATTTTTAATCCAGCTTTTAAGCTAAAGAAAAAAATGTCGCCGAGCACAGCAGGCAAAACAAACAAAGCACTAATTCTAAATAAATTTGTAAGCGAAGGTTCATTCCAATAATTTGCTAAGTATGGAGCAATAATGTATAAAATGATAGACAACACAACCCAATTCAAAACAACCATTTTATTACCTAACATAAAATAATGATAGGCAGCTTTGGTGTTATATTTAATTTTATACTCAGGAATAATGCGCTGTAAGGCATCTTTAATACCAAAATTGCATAATATGCCAACAATAGACATTACTGTAACTACTAATGTTAATTTTCCAGATGCATCAGCACCATAATATCTACCAATAATAACACCAGAGATAAAACGCAAACCTTGAACAATACCTAAGGTAACAAATGTAGAAAGGCTACCTTTGGCAACAAATGAAAAATTCTTGTCTTGCAATAATTTGTTTATCTTTTCTGTATATTGCTTTGGAAGCATTGATAAATATAGAAATAAAATATGCGCTTTTTGATTTTCAAACAATAAAATTTGTAATTTTATAATCGTCACATGGCAAGGTCAATATTTAAAAAGATATTCTTTATTACCATAATTCTTTTGTTAGTATCACAGTTGGTAGATGCTATATTGCCATATGGTTGGGCAGATATTGTACAATACACCAAAATTCAAGATTATAAGCAGAACAAACAACAGTACAATGCATTGTTTTTTGGAGGCAGTTTAGAATATAGACACATTATGCCAAGTATTGTAGATAAACAATTAAAAGATAAAAATATAAATTTTAAAAGCTATAACTTAGGTGTAGATGCACACAATATTATTCAGCAAGTATCAGATATTGAAGGTGTATTGAAAATAAAAAACCCAAACCTAAAATACGTCTTTGTTAGTCTTTCTAGCGAACCATATTTCTTTGCATATAATAAAAACACATCAAAATGGTTGGCTTGGAACAATGCAAAATCTACCTATAGAGCATTGAGTATTTTGCCAAATGCAGGAAAATCAGTAAAAGAAAGATTGCGATTTAGCATTTTATATATCAGAAGTTGGATAATGAATTTGTTTAAAGTAGGTATTTGCCAGATGTACTAACACATTATTTTGTTGCAGATACCTTGCACCACGCATATATTGGCACACAGAAAGATGGCTTTTTTTCTTATGATGAAGAAAGAGCATATTTAGAGAAATTTAATGCAGGATTAGATCAACCATTAATTGAATCTAGAAATAGTTTTGTGAACACACCAGCACACAGAGATAGCTTATTGAGTGGAAATATAGAACAATTTAGACAATATAAAAGCACAGATAAACCGAACCAACAAGAACTAGCAATGCTTGAAAACTTAATGAAAAAATTAGCAAAAAAAGGAATAGATATTTATTTTATTTTGCCACCAAGAGCAAGAACAACTTACTCGTTTTTATTGCCAATTTACCATGCATTACCACAAGAAAGATGTATAGAATTAGCCAATCCGATCCAATACCCAGAGTTTTATACATACGAAAATGGTTATAATTTTCATCACCTAAATTTGAAAGGCGCAAAAATATATAGCCAAATATTAGCTGAAAAGATAGAACAACTATTGAACATAAACAGCAGCGTAACTGGACAATAGAATTAATCTACTATACTAATTTTTATCATGTTCGTTCTGCCTCTTCCTTTTATTGGCATACTTGCTGTATTTATTACAATATCTTCAGGCTTTAGCTTATCAATGCTTTTTAATAAGCCAATAATATCACGAATAGATTTGTCTGTAGTTTCAAAATTATCGTAGTAGAATGCTTCCACGCCCCAAACCAAACTCAGCTGATTAATTAAGTTTTGGTTGCTCGTAAAAATATAAATATTAGACATTGGTCTGTAACTTGCCAGCATAAATGCTGTGTAGCCAGAATACGACATGCCCAAAAGTGCCTTTGCTTCTACATCTTCGGCAATACTACAAGCATTGTAGCATATAGCATCTGATAGAAAAGA carries:
- a CDS encoding oligosaccharide flippase family protein codes for the protein MLPKQYTEKINKLLQDKNFSFVAKGSLSTFVTLGIVQGLRFISGVIIGRYYGADASGKLTLVVTVMSIVGILCNFGIKDALQRIIPEYKIKYNTKAAYHYFMLGNKMVVLNWVVLSIILYIIAPYLANYWNEPSLTNLFRISALFVLPAVLGDIFFFSLKAGLKINTANITLIIPTILRIILLLIVTYFFYNL
- a CDS encoding polysaccharide biosynthesis C-terminal domain-containing protein, whose translation is MHWITLALLPFLFTIYPIYKNFVVASKDEPVLILPELKTIRHLSFPMFITYFSFLVNNNADVFMLKIFDISTADVGIYKTVTNIALISATLLVAINTTVQPKITQLYYKHEMKELSRLVQRSSGLIFWLSLPIYILLFGLAKQIMQLYGSTFADGTIPLMILVVGQFFNTACGPVAQLLNATGHHKQFTYISIFGAFVNILLNVFLIKYYGVVGASVASTISMIVWNVVGVVYIYQKFGFIIAYLPFKNKLFGKQ